A single window of Vibrio stylophorae DNA harbors:
- the ptsG gene encoding glucose-specific PTS transporter subunit IIBC — protein sequence MFKQLFANLQKVGKALMLPVSVLPVAGILLGVGAANFSWIPAVVSDVMEKAGGSVFGQMPLLFAVGVALGFTKNDGVAGLAAIVGYGIMSATMSVMAGLEANSVMAALQHVPDMASLSGNLETLVQSAATNMNVDPSAVFASLSDPATVGAIKATVAKQFDTGVLGGILVGGVAGWAFNRFFRIELPAYLGFFAGKRAVPIITGFCAIALAIVLSFIWPPVGAAIGAFSHWAAVQNPEVAFGIYGVVERSLIPFGLHHIWNVPFFFEAGQCVDGDGVVRNGILTCYQVATEASRTAEMGYFGQLAGGYMFKMYGLPAAAMAIWHTAKPENRAKVGGIMISAALTSFLTGITEPLEFAFLFVAPVLYVIHALLAGSAFVLTNMLGMVHGTSFSHGLIDFVVLFANSHKGWLFPVLGLGYAAVYYIIFRVAIVKLDLKTPGREDEEVETVSVSESEMAENLVAAFGGKANITNLDACITRLRVSVKDTDAVDSDRLKQLGASGVVKVSGGVQAIFGTRSDNLRTEMDEWMQSH from the coding sequence ATGTTCAAACAACTTTTTGCTAACTTGCAAAAGGTAGGTAAAGCACTGATGCTGCCAGTGTCTGTCCTACCCGTGGCAGGTATTCTACTTGGGGTCGGTGCGGCTAACTTTAGCTGGATTCCGGCAGTTGTCTCAGATGTCATGGAAAAAGCGGGCGGCTCAGTCTTTGGTCAAATGCCATTGCTATTTGCAGTTGGTGTTGCGCTTGGCTTTACCAAAAACGATGGTGTTGCAGGTCTAGCTGCAATCGTTGGTTACGGCATCATGTCTGCGACCATGAGCGTTATGGCCGGTCTTGAAGCAAACAGCGTTATGGCTGCATTGCAACACGTACCAGATATGGCATCGCTTTCTGGCAACCTCGAAACTTTGGTTCAGTCTGCTGCAACCAATATGAATGTTGACCCAAGTGCAGTCTTTGCAAGCCTTTCTGATCCTGCAACTGTGGGCGCGATTAAAGCGACCGTTGCAAAACAATTTGATACTGGCGTACTTGGCGGCATCCTTGTGGGTGGTGTTGCAGGTTGGGCGTTTAACCGCTTCTTCCGCATCGAGCTACCTGCTTACCTAGGTTTCTTCGCTGGTAAGCGTGCTGTGCCAATCATCACTGGTTTTTGTGCAATTGCATTGGCGATTGTGCTTTCATTCATTTGGCCTCCTGTGGGCGCAGCTATTGGCGCGTTCTCTCACTGGGCGGCAGTGCAAAACCCTGAAGTTGCCTTTGGTATCTACGGTGTGGTTGAGCGCTCTTTGATTCCATTTGGTCTACACCACATCTGGAACGTACCTTTCTTCTTTGAAGCGGGTCAATGTGTGGATGGTGACGGCGTTGTTCGTAACGGTATTTTGACTTGTTACCAAGTTGCGACTGAAGCAAGCCGTACTGCTGAAATGGGTTACTTCGGTCAGCTTGCTGGCGGTTACATGTTCAAAATGTACGGCCTACCAGCAGCTGCAATGGCAATCTGGCACACAGCGAAACCAGAAAACCGCGCGAAAGTGGGCGGTATCATGATCTCAGCAGCGCTGACTTCATTCCTAACTGGTATTACTGAGCCGCTTGAGTTTGCCTTCCTATTTGTTGCGCCTGTACTTTACGTGATCCATGCACTACTTGCGGGTTCTGCGTTTGTACTCACCAACATGCTGGGTATGGTTCACGGTACTTCTTTCTCACACGGTTTGATTGACTTTGTGGTTCTATTTGCGAACTCACACAAAGGCTGGCTATTCCCTGTATTGGGTCTAGGTTATGCTGCGGTTTACTACATCATCTTCCGCGTAGCGATCGTGAAACTTGATCTGAAAACACCAGGTCGCGAAGACGAAGAAGTTGAAACAGTGTCTGTTTCTGAGTCTGAAATGGCTGAAAACCTTGTTGCTGCATTTGGTGGTAAAGCCAACATCACCAACTTGGACGCATGTATCACTCGTCTACGTGTTTCAGTGAAAGACACTGACGCGGTTGATAGCGATCGCCTAAAACAATTGGGTGCATCAGGTGTGGTGAAAGTATCAGGTGGCGTGCAAGCTATCTTTGGTACTCGTTCAGACAACCTACGTACTGAAATGGATGAGTGGATGCAATCTCACTAA